A segment of the Trifolium pratense cultivar HEN17-A07 linkage group LG7, ARS_RC_1.1, whole genome shotgun sequence genome:
aactaataaaataacaaatacgattacgaaaaataataattattataaataagattttttataagatataaataataatattatataaataataattattataaacaggccggcctatcaggcttcgtaggcctttttagaagcctaagcctggcctatttatgtaaacaggccattttcaaagcctaagcctgtcATTTTTAATAATCAGACCAGACCAGAccaggcttatacaggccaggccgaaggcccctgtaggccgcctggcctattcccaaccctataTACTATTACTATACCCTATAATATACCCTATCTTTGCGCGTTCTTCTTTCACACATATCACGTGCTACCATGTGCACCGTCTCCTTAATTAACCAATAACCATGCTTATATTCatcaaatccattttttttcatGCTTAAATCTAATTAATCAAGCAATGTTAATGTGGCCGgctaacatcaacaacaacaaaagttcCTAATTTCATCCTCCTTTTGACACGTGTATCCTTCCCATCTTAACAAGACGGCGGCCGTCCATTGTACACAAGCAAAAATcacattcacaaaaaaaaaaaaaaaaaacttaactttACACATCACAATCATATCATTTCTATAACCTCTTTCCCTCAACATTAAGCCAACCACAACACTCCAAATTAAATCAAACTTTATAAAACTTTCAcactatatatacatatataaatataaatctcCTAAAGTCATAATTAACTATAAGTTATTTATATAGCTCCCACTCTCAAGTTTTCCATCAACAACAAAgactttgaaacaaaacattACATTTCCAAATTTCTCAATGGATTGGATTAGAGGAAGAATCATCGGCCGGGGCTCGACCGCAAATGTCTACATGGCTGAGCACCGTGGTGATTTTGGCGAGGTTTGTGCGGTGAAGTCTGCTGAGCTTCACCGCGCAGAGTTTTTGAAGAAAGAACAAGAGATTCTCTCTAAGTTGAAATGTTCACAAATTGTGAATTATCAAGGATGTGAAGTTACGGTTGAGGATGGTGTTCAATTGTTCAATATGTTCATGGAGTATGCAACTAAGGGGACTGTTTCCGATGCCGTTCGCGGTGGAAATGGAATGGAAGAAGCTATGGTGAGGTTATATGTGCGACAAATTCTACTTGGACTTAACTATCTTCATTCAAATGGGATAGTGCATTGTGATTTGAAGGGACAAAATGTGTTGTTGACGGAACAAGGAGCGAAAATTGCGGATTTTGGTTGTGCTAGGAGGGTGGAAGAGGAGTTGGTGATCTCCGGTACACCGGTTTTTATGGCGCCGGAGGTGGCACGTGGCGAGGAACAGGGGTTTTCTGCTGATGTATGGGCTTTGGGATGTACTATGTTGGAGATGATCACCGGGAAAATGCCGTGGGGTGGAGTTTCTGATCCGGCGGCTGTTTTATATCGAATTGGATTCTCCGGTGATATGCCGGAGATTCCTGACTCTGTTTCGGAACAGGGGAAGGATTTTTTGAGGAAATGTTTGAAGAGAGATCCAAATGAGAGATTGTCTGTGATTGAGCTTCTGGAACATGATTTTGTTGCTGAGAAGTTTAAGGATTCGGTGTTTGATTCCGAAACTCCGACAACCGTGTTGGAAGGTGGATTTTGGGATTGGGATTCTTTGGAAACAACTCAGGAGGTGGGTCCCACAGCTGATCATTGTTCCTCGGATTCTTCGAGTTCGAGTTCGAGTCCAAGAGACAGAATTCAAAGATTGTGTTCAAATGAGGCTATTTGGgaatttgatgatgatgaagaatgGGTTACTGTGAGAAACAATGGTGAGGATTTGAATGCATTGTCATTTGAAGAAAATGAATCAGACAATGAATCAGACATTGTTTGTgaacatgatgatgatgagattAGTTTGGTAATTTTTTATGAACCAAAAATTGTAGTTGAATTGAGTACAAGGGATTCCATTTTTGATTATTGGTGTTTTAGTAGCTGCAATTGTAGCTGTTTTGTTAGAGATTTTTTATCAGTTTATCAATGCAGAAAGATTGTTCTCTATGTAAAAATTTATTCTCAGaataaagaaaattttatcATGTCCTGCTTTCTACATTTtgttttatctttaattttccaTCAGATAGATAATTTGAACAATATAATCGTCGTAAACATAGTTCAATTAGTAGaaacattgcatgtaatatgcaaAACTGAAGCTTGAACTATGATAcattcacttattcaccttaaatgGTGAAATTCTAGCAAGACTCTGACAAAAAAAGTTAATCGAACAATTTACGATATAATGAGATAATTTGTGTACTACTACTTTAGATCAAATATGTTAATTTCTACTCCTTTGTGATTAAAAAGgtattctaaaataaaatgtagAATCAAGCAATTTTATCTTGAATTGATAGCAGCCCTAGCTTGTCTATTTAACATTACATATCTGGTAGTTGATAGTGGCACCAAACCAACCCTGCAATGGGGCTGCACGTTATCATGCTGTCTGTCCTAATTTATTGTGGCTGATTTTCCATTGGAGGTGTTTATAAGTTTGAGGAGCATATTTTTGGTACTCAAGATTTATTCTTTATATTTAATTACATCAGTTGTGTTATTGGTGAATTTTTCTTGTAGGTTTTATTTTctaggacaattttgtgttttcttatgttgcacaattttttattttgt
Coding sequences within it:
- the LOC123896301 gene encoding mitogen-activated protein kinase kinase kinase 18-like: MDWIRGRIIGRGSTANVYMAEHRGDFGEVCAVKSAELHRAEFLKKEQEILSKLKCSQIVNYQGCEVTVEDGVQLFNMFMEYATKGTVSDAVRGGNGMEEAMVRLYVRQILLGLNYLHSNGIVHCDLKGQNVLLTEQGAKIADFGCARRVEEELVISGTPVFMAPEVARGEEQGFSADVWALGCTMLEMITGKMPWGGVSDPAAVLYRIGFSGDMPEIPDSVSEQGKDFLRKCLKRDPNERLSVIELLEHDFVAEKFKDSVFDSETPTTVLEGGFWDWDSLETTQEVGPTADHCSSDSSSSSSSPRDRIQRLCSNEAIWEFDDDEEWVTVRNNGEDLNALSFEENESDNESDIVCEHDDDEISLVIFYEPKIVVELSTRDSIFDYWCFSSCNCSCFVRDFLSVYQCRKIVLYVKIYSQNKENFIMSCFLHFVLSLIFHQIDNLNNIIVVNIVQLVETLHVICKTEA